Proteins from one Oenanthe melanoleuca isolate GR-GAL-2019-014 chromosome 1, OMel1.0, whole genome shotgun sequence genomic window:
- the LPAR6 gene encoding lysophosphatidic acid receptor 6, whose amino-acid sequence MVSSNCSTEDSFKYTLYGCIFSMVFVLGLIANCVAIYIFTCTLKVRNETTTYMLNLAISDLLFVFTLPFRIYYFVTRNWPFGDILCKISVTLFYTNMYGSILFLTCISVDRFLAIVHPFRSKTLRTKRNAKIVCVAVWITVLAGSTPASFFQSTNRRNNTEQRTCFENFSEDTWKTYLSRIVIFIETVGFFIPLILNVTCSTMVLRTLNKPLTLSRNKVSKKKVLKMIFVHLVIFCFCFVPYNVTLILYSLMRTQTWVNCSVVTAVRTMYPITLCIAVSNCCFDPIVYYFTSDTIQNSIKKNRSTRPRDIRFSERPVSESFIQHSLQTIKMKIFDSDSTI is encoded by the coding sequence ATGGTAAGCTCTAATTGTTCCACTGAGGACTCCTTTAAATATACTTTGTATGGGTGTATCTTTAGCATGGTGTTTGTGCTCGGCCTCATAGCGAACTGTGTAGCGATCTACATTTTCACTTGCACTTTAAAAGTGCGAAACGAGACTACAACTTACATGCTTAACTTAGCCATATCAGATCTGCTTTTCGTGTTTACATTACCCTTCAGGATTTATTACTTTGTAACCAGAAACTGGCCATTTGGAGACATTCTCTGCAAGATTTCTGTCACCCTCTTTTATACAAATATGTACGGGAGCATTTTGTTTCTGACTTGCATCAGCGTGGATCGCTTCTTAGCCATAGTACACCCCTTCCGATCCAAGACCCTCCGGACCAAAAGGAATGCAAAGATTGTGTGTGTTGCAGTGTGGATAACCGTGCTAGCAGGCAGCACACCAGCAAGCTTTTTCCAGTCCACAAACCGCCGGAACAATACAGAGCAAAGGACGTGCTTCGAAAACTTCTCAGAGGACACGTGGAAAACCTACCTATCCCGGATTGTCATCTTCATTGaaactgtggggttttttatccCGCTCATCCTGAACGTGACCTGCTCCACTATGGTCCTCCGGACCCTGAATAAACCACTTACGTTAAGCCGGAATAAAGTAAGCAAGAAAAAAGTACTCAAAATGATTTTTGTCCATTTGGTGAtattctgcttctgctttgtgCCTTATAACGTTACCTTAATACTTTACTCCCTTATGAGAACACAGACCTGGGTCAACTGCTCAGTGGTGACTGCAGTCAGGACTATGTACCCCATCACTCTGTGCATCGCTGTTTCAAACTGCTGCTTTGACCCCATAGTCTATTACTTCACATCAGATACCATTCAAAATTCCATAAAAAAGAACCGGTCCACCAGACCGCGGGACATCAGATTCTCTGAAAGGCCAGTTTCAGAAAGCTTCATTCAACACAGCCTTCAGaccataaaaatgaaaatatttgatagTGACTCTACAATATAA